One Candidatus Synechococcus calcipolaris G9 genomic window carries:
- a CDS encoding serine/threonine protein kinase, with product MDNRYYILRLLGTGGFGDTYLAKDIGRPSNPLCIIKHLKPASLTPDFLAQLQGLFHRQAEFLGRLTHHDQMPSLVASFEINQEFYIVHDYVEGHTMDREFLQDYRWTETQVTDLLRDVLGILCFAHAQGVVHGDLKPENLVRRYRDNRVVLVDFATVRQVQKQVVTTDGQVLVTISVSTPGYTTDTATGTVTPDYSRDIYAAGLLAIRALTGLPLEALKTDKNSGEIIWEAQALANFELEAFISRMVDPDPENRFTNAKEALRGLLHLTDFYVPESVQLQTNELEVSEETPDPPATITPTLPNSLHGELLSPEQLENLDSWLPGSNGSAISANRQSSTPSVTKKTSTKKTSENPSNPKTLLSLIQNQQGLLLWGGAGLLFLLGAIALVTGFSGSQDNQWQTVMDQAKQKYIAGEFQGCIDLAQQIPEEDGLYSQALTLVQDCRLGPAQRLEQQGDLAAALAALEQIPPEDPVYRAAQQRMAEWSDQLLSQANQAYQGGDLDQAVRLAQAIPEQSPTYEDTQAAIASWQAEGQRNQILLTQARQAFDQRNWQEAIALTEKVTLLGQPVPEGSDYWRQHIEPLVVNAQNQLATSQANPVAQPESTPTPGSGSGATTEPPPPEERPILGETENLNPLETGEDMQQRQEP from the coding sequence GTGGATAACCGCTATTATATCCTGCGTCTTTTAGGAACTGGGGGGTTTGGAGATACCTACCTTGCCAAAGACATCGGCCGCCCCAGTAATCCCCTCTGCATCATTAAACATCTAAAACCCGCCAGTCTCACCCCCGATTTTTTGGCCCAATTGCAAGGACTGTTTCATCGCCAAGCAGAGTTTTTAGGGCGATTAACCCACCATGATCAAATGCCCAGTCTGGTGGCATCCTTTGAAATCAATCAGGAATTTTATATCGTCCATGACTATGTGGAAGGCCACACCATGGATCGGGAATTTCTACAGGATTATCGCTGGACAGAAACCCAGGTTACGGATTTATTACGAGATGTCTTAGGTATTCTCTGTTTTGCCCATGCCCAAGGGGTGGTTCACGGAGATTTGAAGCCGGAAAATTTAGTGCGCCGCTACCGGGACAATCGGGTTGTGCTCGTGGACTTTGCAACGGTACGTCAAGTTCAGAAACAGGTGGTGACAACAGATGGTCAGGTTCTAGTCACCATTTCTGTTAGTACTCCAGGCTATACGACGGATACAGCAACAGGAACAGTCACCCCCGACTATAGCCGCGATATTTATGCCGCTGGATTATTGGCCATTCGTGCCTTAACGGGACTGCCCCTAGAAGCTCTAAAAACCGATAAAAACAGTGGTGAAATTATCTGGGAGGCCCAAGCTCTGGCAAATTTTGAACTGGAAGCGTTCATTAGCCGCATGGTGGATCCCGACCCAGAAAATCGCTTTACCAATGCAAAGGAAGCTTTGCGGGGCCTCCTCCATCTCACGGATTTCTATGTACCAGAAAGTGTTCAGTTACAAACCAATGAATTAGAGGTATCGGAAGAAACCCCCGATCCGCCGGCAACGATTACGCCAACCCTACCCAATTCCCTCCATGGGGAACTTCTCTCCCCAGAACAACTGGAAAACCTGGACTCCTGGCTACCCGGTAGTAATGGATCCGCGATCTCAGCTAATCGCCAATCATCTACCCCATCAGTCACCAAAAAAACCTCAACAAAAAAAACATCTGAAAATCCAAGTAATCCCAAAACCCTGTTGTCTCTGATCCAAAATCAGCAGGGATTACTTCTTTGGGGTGGGGCTGGCCTCCTGTTTCTGTTGGGGGCGATCGCCCTGGTGACGGGTTTCAGTGGTTCCCAGGACAATCAATGGCAAACGGTCATGGACCAGGCGAAACAAAAATACATTGCCGGAGAATTTCAAGGCTGTATTGATCTGGCTCAACAAATTCCTGAGGAGGATGGGTTATATTCCCAGGCCCTTACCCTGGTTCAGGACTGTCGTTTGGGCCCGGCCCAGCGGCTGGAACAACAGGGAGATTTGGCCGCAGCCCTTGCAGCCCTAGAGCAGATACCACCAGAGGATCCCGTCTATCGAGCAGCACAGCAGCGGATGGCAGAGTGGTCAGATCAGCTTCTGTCCCAGGCTAATCAAGCCTACCAGGGAGGAGATTTAGACCAGGCTGTGCGTTTAGCCCAAGCCATCCCTGAGCAAAGCCCCACCTATGAAGACACCCAGGCGGCGATCGCCAGTTGGCAAGCAGAAGGGCAACGGAATCAAATTCTCCTCACCCAAGCTCGTCAAGCTTTTGATCAGAGAAATTGGCAAGAAGCGATCGCCTTAACGGAGAAAGTCACCCTCTTGGGCCAACCAGTTCCCGAAGGCTCAGACTATTGGCGACAACACATTGAACCCCTGGTTGTGAATGCCCAAAACCAACTGGCTACCTCCCAAGCCAATCCCGTTGCCCAGCCCGAGTCTACCCCAACACCGGGGTCGGGATCAGGGGCCACCACCGAACCTCCTCCTCCTGAAGAAAGACCCATCCTAGGGGAAACAGAGAACTTGAATCCCCTCGAAACTGGCGAAGATATGCAGCAGCGGCAAGAACCTTAA
- a CDS encoding sensor histidine kinase, producing MFRSTQRRLALWYTAITALLLLVFASGFFFYVRITLVDRVDDTLSHVIEVVTRSLVVEPQRPEQINWQISLGSNPIANAALEEDHIDLEGFSPTQDLRWSTFSEPLNIPLNLTKVAQTVRIPGDRSLAQDDRDDDRWLRQMTTILMLEDRVIGYLRVSHPWFEVTRPSQDLLLELGIGLLVMVTLVGISGWFLSRLAMEPIRESYAYLKQFSADVSHELRNPIALIQTNVQVALAQGDPVQQQQQLQVIERLTRRLGRLVDDLLFLVRQDSGVIPQTWEWCPLDALLMAVLEEQGAIAAAKGIKLSLDIGDAPTDSPDTAFLIQGNGDHLSRMLSNLISNALQYTPSGGQVSLSLKATGQSYEFCCKDSGPGIPTEALPHLFDRFYRWNQTSSEGTGLGLAIAQSIAHEHRGQISVDSQMEQGTTFLVTLPY from the coding sequence ATGTTTCGTTCCACCCAGCGACGCTTGGCCCTTTGGTACACTGCCATTACGGCCCTGCTCCTGCTGGTTTTTGCCAGTGGCTTTTTCTTCTATGTCCGCATCACCCTAGTAGATCGGGTGGATGATACCCTCAGCCATGTGATTGAGGTGGTGACTCGTTCCCTAGTGGTTGAACCTCAGCGACCTGAGCAAATCAACTGGCAAATTAGTCTGGGGAGTAATCCCATTGCCAATGCTGCCCTAGAAGAGGATCACATTGATTTAGAAGGATTTAGTCCCACGCAAGACTTACGCTGGTCTACCTTTTCCGAGCCATTAAATATTCCCCTCAATTTAACTAAAGTTGCCCAAACCGTTCGTATTCCTGGCGATCGCTCCCTGGCACAGGATGATCGGGATGACGATCGGTGGTTGCGACAAATGACGACGATCTTAATGTTGGAGGATCGGGTGATCGGCTATTTACGGGTGAGCCATCCCTGGTTTGAAGTAACCCGCCCTAGTCAGGATCTACTCCTGGAGTTGGGCATTGGTCTGTTGGTGATGGTGACGTTAGTGGGAATCAGTGGTTGGTTTCTCTCCCGTTTAGCCATGGAACCCATTCGGGAATCCTATGCCTACCTCAAACAATTTTCCGCCGATGTTTCCCACGAGCTACGCAATCCCATTGCCCTGATTCAAACCAATGTACAGGTCGCCCTAGCTCAAGGGGATCCCGTGCAACAACAGCAGCAACTCCAGGTGATTGAGCGGTTAACTCGCCGCCTGGGTCGTTTAGTGGATGATTTATTGTTTCTGGTGCGTCAAGATAGCGGTGTGATTCCCCAAACCTGGGAATGGTGCCCCCTCGATGCCCTACTGATGGCTGTCCTAGAAGAACAGGGGGCGATCGCTGCGGCTAAAGGGATTAAGCTATCCCTTGATATTGGAGATGCCCCAACGGATTCACCGGATACGGCTTTCCTGATCCAGGGAAATGGGGATCACCTCAGTCGGATGCTAAGTAATCTCATCAGTAATGCCCTCCAATACACGCCGTCGGGGGGGCAGGTGAGCCTCAGCCTCAAAGCCACGGGGCAGAGCTATGAATTTTGCTGTAAAGACAGTGGCCCCGGTATTCCAACAGAGGCTTTACCCCATCTCTTCGATCGCTTTTATCGTTGGAATCAAACCAGTAGTGAAGGTACGGGCCTGGGCCTGGCGATCGCCCAGAGTATTGCCCATGAACACCGCGGCCAGATCAGTGTGGATAGTCAGATGGAACAGGGAACAACTTTTTTAGTGACATTACCCTATTGA
- a CDS encoding Rpn family recombination-promoting nuclease/putative transposase produces the protein MRDNLCKYLAEKYPTAFTQWLLKDSSENVSILKTELNLEPIRADSVTLVRTQNCILHLEFQVEPEPTLPLRMLDYWLRIYRNYQCEIIQVLILLRRTRVHVPDVFELPTTTHRYRVVKLWEEDPKQFFNIPALLPFAVLGKTKNEAALLQSVANQISQIESEQSRQELSTIVQLLAGLQYSKELIETIFREGIMRESVIYQDILQQGRQEGRQEGQREEACTLILRQLSRRVGPIPDTFVAQINHHIPRAIGILGGSSVGFQCHIMTWIGGCGHYLN, from the coding sequence ATGCGCGACAACCTTTGTAAATACCTAGCAGAAAAATATCCTACCGCCTTTACCCAGTGGCTCCTCAAGGATTCCTCGGAAAATGTCTCAATCCTGAAAACAGAACTGAACTTGGAACCGATCCGTGCCGATTCCGTAACATTAGTACGAACCCAGAACTGTATTCTCCATTTAGAATTTCAAGTCGAGCCAGAGCCGACATTGCCTCTGCGGATGCTGGACTATTGGCTAAGAATCTATCGCAACTATCAATGTGAGATTATCCAGGTCTTGATTTTGCTACGGCGGACAAGGGTTCATGTGCCCGATGTGTTCGAGTTGCCGACGACGACCCATCGCTATCGCGTAGTTAAACTCTGGGAGGAAGACCCCAAACAATTTTTTAATATTCCCGCCCTATTGCCCTTTGCCGTCTTAGGGAAAACAAAAAACGAAGCAGCCCTATTGCAATCCGTCGCTAATCAAATTAGTCAAATTGAATCGGAGCAGTCTCGCCAAGAACTCAGTACCATCGTTCAACTATTGGCTGGGTTACAGTACAGTAAGGAGCTTATTGAAACCATTTTTCGGGAGGGGATAATGCGCGAATCTGTGATTTACCAAGACATTCTCCAACAAGGACGGCAAGAAGGACGGCAAGAGGGTCAACGGGAGGAAGCCTGTACGCTCATTCTGCGTCAACTCAGCCGCCGAGTGGGGCCCATCCCTGATACATTTGTGGCCCAAATCAATCATCATATCCCTAGAGCAATTGGAATCCTTGGGGGAAGCTCTGTTGGATTTCAGTGCCATATAATGACTTGGATCGGTGGTTGCGGACATTATCTTAATTAA
- a CDS encoding DUF6887 family protein has protein sequence MSQVNFDAMSDAELKRYFLSNRQDQAAFQAYLDRFSQRPKSLIASPSDPDFDAKIQAAIRQKLESSRSSQPAK, from the coding sequence ATGAGTCAAGTGAATTTTGATGCCATGAGTGATGCCGAATTAAAACGGTACTTTCTGTCAAACCGCCAAGATCAAGCTGCTTTTCAGGCGTATTTGGATAGGTTCAGTCAGCGTCCAAAATCTCTCATTGCAAGCCCGAGCGATCCTGATTTTGATGCAAAGATTCAGGCAGCAATTAGGCAGAAATTAGAATCATCGCGTAGCAGCCAGCCAGCTAAGTAG
- a CDS encoding NAD(P)-dependent oxidoreductase, translating into MTTLVVGASGATGRLLVRELCDRGEYVRVIVRSPHRLPEALINHDRLTVICASILELRDDEIAQYVGGCDAVAFCLGHNMTLKGIFGHPRKLVTDATRRVCNAIKANASDKLDQSDRLDKPTKFVLMNTAGNSNRDRQEPISFRQQCVIWLLRVLLPPHLDNEQAADYLRTKIGQNDGAIAWVAVRPDNLINEDQVTPYEVYASPTRSAIFDAGLTSRINVAHFMADLITREEIWNEWRGQMPVIYNAV; encoded by the coding sequence ATGACGACTCTTGTGGTTGGAGCAAGTGGTGCAACTGGAAGGCTGCTAGTAAGGGAGTTGTGTGATCGGGGTGAATATGTCAGAGTCATTGTGCGATCGCCCCATAGGCTGCCCGAAGCCCTAATAAATCACGATCGCTTAACCGTGATCTGTGCCAGTATTTTGGAACTTAGGGATGACGAGATCGCTCAGTATGTTGGCGGCTGTGACGCGGTAGCTTTTTGCCTGGGGCATAATATGACCTTGAAAGGTATTTTTGGTCATCCGCGTAAACTGGTGACGGATGCCACGCGCCGAGTATGTAATGCCATTAAAGCCAACGCATCAGATAAATTAGATCAGTCAGACAGGTTAGATAAACCAACTAAATTTGTACTCATGAACACGGCGGGTAATAGCAATCGCGATCGCCAGGAGCCGATTTCCTTTAGACAACAGTGCGTTATTTGGCTGCTTCGTGTGCTTTTGCCTCCCCATTTGGACAATGAACAGGCTGCGGACTATCTACGCACTAAGATTGGACAGAATGACGGGGCGATCGCGTGGGTTGCTGTTCGTCCAGACAATTTGATCAATGAGGATCAGGTCACACCATACGAGGTCTATGCTTCACCGACTAGGAGCGCGATTTTTGATGCAGGCTTAACCAGTCGCATTAACGTTGCCCACTTCATGGCTGACTTAATCACTAGGGAGGAGATATGGAACGAGTGGAGGGGACAGATGCCTGTGATCTACAACGCGGTATAA
- a CDS encoding DUF2808 domain-containing protein, producing MKRFKHQFISALVLSSLSLALPAKAIEFPSGETAFASPPALVSAITPTNERGIWGPTYYFTLTVPETAGVPVQAVKISQGTNQETIHFIGHESRAFQGTRQAQGTSIPLMSIGGPDLDPQETLVVFEQPIMPGSTATIALKAQRNPEFSGTYVLGMTAIPVGDNGRPQFLGYQQISIYGDL from the coding sequence ATGAAACGCTTCAAACATCAGTTTATTTCAGCCCTTGTCCTCTCAAGTCTATCTTTGGCATTACCGGCGAAGGCCATAGAATTCCCTAGTGGTGAAACTGCCTTTGCAAGCCCTCCTGCCCTAGTGAGTGCCATCACTCCCACCAATGAGCGTGGTATTTGGGGCCCAACCTACTACTTCACACTCACTGTTCCTGAGACAGCGGGAGTACCCGTTCAGGCAGTCAAAATTAGCCAAGGAACCAATCAAGAAACTATTCATTTTATTGGCCACGAAAGTCGGGCCTTCCAGGGAACTCGCCAGGCCCAGGGAACTTCGATTCCACTCATGAGTATAGGCGGCCCAGATTTAGATCCCCAGGAAACCCTAGTGGTATTTGAGCAGCCCATCATGCCAGGTAGTACGGCCACAATTGCCCTCAAAGCTCAGCGGAATCCCGAATTTTCTGGAACCTATGTGTTAGGAATGACAGCAATTCCCGTAGGGGACAATGGTCGGCCCCAGTTCCTTGGCTATCAACAAATTTCAATCTACGGCGATCTCTAG
- a CDS encoding beta strand repeat-containing protein, with protein MFNIIRRWFAPLAVLGCLLPLPAIAQITPAVGGTGTTVTVNGQQFDIGGGAFSRDGKNLFHLFKQFGLSDGQIANFLSNSKVQNILAGVNGGDVSYINGLIQVTGGNSNLYLLNPAGIVFGPNAQLNVPAAFHASTAHRVHFDGGVFDINGFNDYANLVGNPTGFEFLSTGIIVNEGNLAVGPAQNLTLMGHQVFNTGTLSAPGGRITIQAVPETGMVRISQEGMILSLEIPADRIPEDGVIEAVDLPRLITGGTDRPRVNSVVHNPDGSISLVHDPSKVNMPVEGATTVASGTMDVSSPEGVGGQINVLGSNVAFVNAQLNASGGAGGGTILGGGDYLGDSAGTGRLDSSFNAQHLYVDNNTVMNADAVTQGQGGTVINWADNSTIFHGFISAQGGILGGDGGFAEVSGRERLVYDGMTDLRATLGQTGTLLLDPKNISIEPSGPPSSVTNLLFANNPADDVTITIFSLANALTTASVTLQANNDIISIDPNNGYTFLNPANGTLTLQAGRSINFNISFSQPNLNIVLVANESNANGVIAANRDNGPAFITFGSTILPSAISSLTATISTGDGRTGTAAETGNITLNRITAPNGITATNNGLTAGSSVIVNSPLSSTTGPVVLNSTHDIAINNTINTGENVTLNAGGSVTQNGTGVITANGLELLGAGTFTLTNAGNNITTLAGNTTGAISFRDADGFAIGTVNTTGLTSTGNITLNAAGNVTQNGTGVITANGLELLGAGTFTLTNTSNNITTLASNTTGAISYTDADSFTVGTVNTTRGIRTPGNVTLTAGGTINVIAGATNSPFEAIGPSNIVTLDAGEDIILGTQPFTNQYGDITASQIILNADRDITVQNTTWLTATGANGFQATAGRNFNLINPSPVNPSRVRATAANAPLTITTGAAGKITLNSNTTGAIQAGSGGTITLNTNELDLLSGTVQSTNGQLFIQPVTASTTIGIGDGAMGTLNLDTAEINRLGDGFSQITIGSATGSGNIDIRTAAFQDNVLIRTPTGTGTINLNGNLSTGNTTETAGSITLQAGQNIIGNSGSSITTTNQNVLLDADRSIALTSSNISTGNGSITLNANQGATPASGNFVGINLNNANLTTTGGNINLSGRGGNIGSGNRGISQTGGSQVISSSGSITYLGKGGTVGTGSERNHGIYFGNGVANTTTLIESGSGQISLTGQGGMGDNGRNHGVYHESNTDATNSNAITRTTTGNIIYSGTSGTGGSSNYGIFLTGKGATITSTSGTVDLTGHSQATGGANNFGILQQWGGQIISGGNISVTGSSANNDPGIFTSGGTSGAGDFLQGVIRGTSTNSITLTADRQNLDWMQLETTGNGTLLIRPLDPATSIGIGNGATGTLNLSNTALSKIQDGFSLITIGSENGTGLIEVAGTVHPFNDNLQLRNSSGGIQINSALNVGANNLTLNSGGTVTQTAPIIAQGVAITGSGDTTLDHPNNQIQTIAANTTGNITVVTGTDLAVDTVNPDGIENSQTVVLQSTTGNITLNQPINATQDITLAADQNFINNAGVNALIAGGRWLVYATSPEGNINGWSVLGGSQQFSTTYPAPSGFAGNGFVYSVAAPPLPPVTSSPVILSTAPTINIPAVPSPPSSPAPPMAPTSSSSGSAPPIIFTPVDLPLPSNLSTILQGQEEEEMPLEQSLCQLLEEGEETVLEINGVPVESVLAEQCR; from the coding sequence ATGTTTAACATCATCCGTCGATGGTTTGCTCCTCTTGCCGTGTTGGGTTGTCTTCTTCCCTTACCTGCGATCGCCCAGATTACACCAGCCGTTGGAGGCACAGGTACAACCGTTACCGTAAATGGTCAGCAGTTTGATATTGGCGGTGGTGCGTTTTCCAGAGATGGCAAAAATTTATTTCACCTTTTTAAGCAATTTGGTCTTAGTGATGGTCAGATTGCTAATTTTTTATCCAATTCCAAGGTTCAAAATATCCTGGCGGGCGTGAATGGTGGCGATGTCAGCTATATCAATGGCTTAATTCAGGTAACGGGAGGCAATAGCAACCTCTATTTGCTCAATCCAGCAGGAATTGTTTTCGGGCCCAATGCCCAGTTAAACGTACCGGCAGCGTTCCATGCCTCAACGGCTCATCGAGTACATTTTGACGGCGGCGTTTTTGACATTAATGGGTTTAATGACTACGCCAACCTCGTCGGGAACCCCACCGGGTTTGAGTTTTTAAGCACGGGAATTATCGTCAATGAAGGGAATTTAGCCGTTGGCCCAGCGCAAAATTTAACATTGATGGGTCATCAGGTGTTCAATACAGGAACCCTATCGGCTCCGGGGGGACGGATCACAATTCAGGCGGTTCCAGAGACGGGAATGGTACGGATTTCCCAGGAGGGAATGATCCTCAGTTTAGAGATTCCGGCGGATCGGATTCCCGAAGATGGGGTGATTGAAGCCGTTGACTTACCCCGATTAATTACGGGGGGAACAGATCGTCCACGGGTCAATAGTGTGGTACATAATCCCGATGGCTCGATTAGCTTGGTGCATGACCCCAGTAAGGTGAATATGCCAGTGGAGGGGGCAACGACGGTTGCTAGTGGCACGATGGATGTGTCGAGTCCTGAGGGAGTGGGGGGACAGATTAATGTTCTTGGCTCTAATGTTGCCTTTGTGAATGCCCAGTTGAATGCCTCTGGAGGTGCGGGGGGCGGCACCATCTTGGGAGGTGGAGATTATCTAGGGGATAGTGCAGGCACAGGTCGCTTAGATAGTAGTTTCAATGCCCAACACCTGTATGTGGACAACAACACCGTCATGAATGCCGATGCAGTAACTCAAGGTCAGGGCGGCACGGTGATTAATTGGGCGGATAACAGCACCATCTTTCATGGATTTATTTCAGCCCAAGGCGGGATATTAGGTGGCGATGGCGGCTTTGCCGAAGTTTCGGGTCGAGAACGTCTTGTTTATGACGGTATGACGGATCTACGTGCAACTCTGGGACAAACCGGAACCCTCTTGCTTGATCCCAAAAATATATCCATAGAGCCAAGCGGCCCACCTTCTTCTGTGACAAACCTCTTGTTTGCCAATAATCCAGCAGATGATGTCACAATCACGATTTTTAGTTTAGCGAATGCACTGACGACAGCAAGCGTAACGCTACAAGCGAACAATGATATTATCTCTATTGATCCAAACAATGGATATACTTTTTTAAATCCGGCTAATGGTACTCTAACACTCCAGGCCGGACGCTCCATTAACTTTAACATTTCGTTTTCTCAACCAAATCTCAATATCGTTTTAGTGGCTAATGAATCCAATGCAAATGGTGTCATTGCTGCGAATCGCGACAATGGGCCTGCGTTTATTACATTTGGTAGTACCATCCTCCCATCAGCGATTAGTTCTTTAACAGCCACCATTAGCACAGGAGATGGACGAACTGGCACCGCCGCCGAAACGGGCAATATTACCTTGAACCGAATCACGGCTCCCAACGGGATTACAGCCACGAATAATGGGTTGACGGCTGGTTCTAGTGTGATTGTCAATAGCCCCTTAAGTTCAACCACTGGCCCAGTTGTTTTAAACAGTACTCATGACATTGCTATTAACAACACCATCAATACTGGGGAGAATGTCACCCTCAATGCCGGGGGAAGTGTCACTCAAAATGGAACAGGAGTGATTACCGCCAATGGTTTAGAACTTTTAGGGGCTGGTACTTTTACCCTGACGAATGCCGGTAACAACATCACCACCTTGGCAGGCAATACCACCGGAGCCATTAGTTTCCGGGATGCCGATGGATTTGCAATTGGCACCGTTAATACAACAGGCTTAACCTCAACAGGCAACATTACCCTCAATGCAGCGGGAAATGTGACTCAAAATGGAACAGGAGTGATTACTGCCAATGGTTTAGAACTTTTAGGGGCTGGTACCTTTACCCTGACCAATACGAGTAATAACATCACCACCCTGGCTAGCAATACCACTGGAGCTATTAGTTATACCGATGCCGATAGTTTTACCGTGGGTACTGTCAATACAACCCGTGGGATTCGGACTCCAGGAAATGTTACTTTAACCGCTGGCGGCACAATTAACGTCATCGCTGGAGCTACTAATTCTCCGTTTGAAGCCATTGGCCCGAGTAATATTGTTACGCTCGATGCGGGTGAAGATATTATTCTCGGAACACAGCCCTTTACCAATCAGTATGGAGATATTACAGCATCACAAATTATTTTGAATGCAGATCGAGATATTACGGTACAAAACACGACTTGGTTAACGGCAACCGGGGCCAATGGTTTCCAGGCCACGGCCGGACGTAACTTCAACTTGATAAATCCTTCACCGGTCAATCCATCCCGTGTTCGCGCAACAGCCGCCAATGCCCCTCTTACTATTACCACTGGAGCTGCTGGCAAAATCACCCTGAATTCCAACACAACTGGAGCGATTCAAGCAGGGAGTGGTGGCACCATAACGCTCAATACGAATGAACTTGATTTACTCTCTGGCACAGTCCAAAGCACCAATGGTCAACTGTTTATTCAACCCGTAACCGCAAGCACCACGATTGGCATTGGCGACGGGGCAATGGGAACCCTTAACCTGGATACTGCCGAAATTAACCGCTTAGGGGATGGATTTAGTCAAATCACGATTGGTAGCGCAACTGGCAGCGGAAATATTGATATTCGGACGGCGGCATTTCAGGACAATGTATTAATTCGCACGCCCACAGGTACAGGCACAATCAATCTCAACGGCAACTTATCCACGGGAAATACTACAGAAACAGCAGGCAGCATCACCTTACAGGCCGGGCAGAACATTATTGGCAACTCTGGCAGCAGCATTACCACAACCAATCAGAATGTCTTACTTGATGCTGACCGCTCGATTGCATTAACGAGTAGCAATATTTCTACTGGAAATGGTAGCATCACTCTCAATGCTAACCAAGGGGCAACTCCAGCTAGCGGAAATTTTGTTGGCATCAACTTAAATAATGCCAATCTGACGACTACAGGTGGGAATATCAACCTTTCAGGACGCGGGGGCAATATCGGCTCTGGGAATCGTGGCATTAGTCAAACTGGCGGTTCCCAAGTTATAAGCAGTTCTGGAAGCATTACCTACCTGGGTAAAGGTGGAACAGTGGGAACTGGCTCTGAACGGAATCACGGCATTTACTTCGGCAATGGGGTTGCAAATACAACAACCCTGATCGAGAGTGGCAGCGGTCAAATTTCGCTAACGGGCCAGGGTGGGATGGGTGACAATGGTAGAAATCATGGTGTTTATCATGAGAGTAATACCGATGCCACTAACAGTAATGCGATTACTCGTACCACCACAGGTAACATCATTTATTCCGGCACAAGTGGCACGGGTGGTTCCAGTAATTACGGGATATTTCTAACTGGAAAAGGAGCAACTATCACCAGTACCAGTGGCACGGTTGACCTGACCGGACACTCCCAAGCAACAGGTGGGGCAAATAACTTTGGAATTCTGCAGCAATGGGGCGGACAAATCATTAGCGGGGGCAATATTTCTGTTACAGGTAGTAGTGCAAATAATGATCCAGGTATTTTTACCTCTGGCGGAACTTCGGGTGCTGGCGATTTCTTACAGGGTGTCATTCGAGGCACTAGCACCAACTCGATTACCTTAACCGCAGATAGGCAAAACTTAGATTGGATGCAACTGGAAACCACTGGCAACGGGACTTTACTAATTCGCCCCCTTGATCCGGCAACCTCGATTGGCATTGGTAATGGTGCAACAGGCACGCTCAATCTTAGCAATACTGCCCTCAGTAAAATTCAAGATGGGTTTAGCTTAATCACGATTGGGTCGGAGAATGGTACTGGCCTCATTGAAGTTGCTGGAACTGTCCATCCCTTTAATGACAATTTGCAGTTACGGAACAGTAGCGGTGGTATTCAAATTAATTCTGCCCTAAATGTTGGTGCCAATAATCTCACACTGAATTCCGGTGGAACGGTTACTCAAACGGCCCCAATTATTGCACAAGGCGTGGCGATTACGGGTTCAGGCGATACCACGTTAGATCATCCTAATAATCAAATCCAAACCATTGCAGCCAATACTACAGGCAATATTACTGTGGTGACAGGAACCGATTTGGCAGTGGATACGGTGAATCCAGATGGGATTGAAAATAGTCAGACGGTGGTGTTGCAATCCACTACCGGCAATATTACGCTGAATCAACCGATCAATGCCACCCAAGATATTACCTTGGCTGCTGACCAAAACTTTATCAACAATGCCGGAGTGAATGCGTTAATAGCAGGGGGACGTTGGCTGGTTTATGCCACCAGTCCAGAAGGAAATATCAATGGCTGGTCAGTCTTGGGAGGCTCACAACAGTTTAGTACGACCTATCCCGCACCATCAGGGTTTGCTGGGAATGGTTTTGTTTATAGTGTGGCAGCACCTCCCTTACCTCCGGTTACATCCAGTCCGGTGATTCTTTCAACCGCACCAACGATCAATATACCTGCCGTACCATCTCCACCATCTTCGCCAGCACCTCCAATGGCTCCAACTAGCTCAAGCTCAGGTTCTGCACCCCCGATCATTTTTACTCCGGTAGATTTGCCCCTACCCTCTAACCTATCCACCATTTTGCAAGGTCAAGAAGAGGAGGAGATGCCCTTAGAGCAGAGCCTCTGTCAATTGCTCGAAGAAGGAGAAGAGACAGTCTTAGAGATTAATGGTGTACCCGTAGAGTCTGTCCTAGCGGAGCAGTGCCGTTAG
- a CDS encoding DUF6888 family protein, producing the protein MPTAAQLESLYRVSYQLTYVMLQPIHLVCLDRRTGNVYVLAGYGEYLEFEIVPNGEVF; encoded by the coding sequence ATGCCTACGGCTGCTCAGCTAGAGAGTCTATACCGCGTTAGCTATCAGTTGACGTATGTCATGTTACAACCGATTCATCTAGTTTGTCTTGATCGTCGGACTGGCAACGTGTATGTCTTAGCCGGATATGGTGAATATCTTGAGTTTGAAATTGTGCCGAATGGAGAGGTGTTCTGA